In bacterium, one genomic interval encodes:
- a CDS encoding dihydroorotate dehydrogenase-like protein, whose product MDLSTSYMGMKLKNPIVPSASPLSKDIANIRRMEDAGASAIVMYSLFEEQITHESMELYYHMTHGTESFSEALSYFVDLQKYNHGPEEYLEHIRKAREAVNIPIIASLNGSSNNGWLQYAKQIQETGVDGIELNMYYVAADVTESSEQLEQRYLETARSIKNLKIPVAVKLSPYFTSLAHMAKRFDKLGIDALVLFNRFYQPDIDLEKLEVVPNVMLSTPQSMRLPLRWVAILHGRIKASLGATGGIHTHEDALKMLMAGANVTMVCSTLLQNGIGRITEILRGMETWMKEHEYVSVEQMLGSMSQKSVADPAAFERANYMKALSTYTLTDDLLYHN is encoded by the coding sequence ATGGACTTATCTACGTCGTACATGGGAATGAAGTTAAAAAACCCGATCGTTCCTTCGGCTTCTCCATTGTCCAAGGACATTGCGAATATCCGCCGTATGGAAGACGCCGGCGCATCTGCGATCGTGATGTATTCGCTTTTCGAAGAGCAGATCACGCACGAATCCATGGAGCTTTATTACCACATGACGCACGGCACGGAAAGTTTTTCAGAAGCTCTTTCCTATTTTGTCGATCTGCAAAAATATAATCATGGGCCTGAGGAATATCTTGAGCATATCCGGAAAGCGCGTGAAGCGGTGAATATTCCTATCATCGCCAGCCTCAACGGCTCATCAAATAACGGATGGCTGCAATACGCTAAACAAATTCAGGAAACGGGCGTCGACGGAATCGAACTTAATATGTATTATGTTGCGGCCGATGTCACCGAATCGAGCGAACAATTGGAACAACGATATCTCGAGACCGCCCGATCGATAAAGAACCTGAAAATTCCTGTTGCCGTAAAACTCAGCCCTTATTTCACATCGTTGGCCCACATGGCGAAGCGATTCGACAAATTGGGTATTGATGCGCTGGTTTTGTTCAACCGGTTTTACCAGCCGGACATCGATCTTGAAAAACTGGAAGTGGTTCCGAACGTCATGCTGAGCACGCCGCAGTCCATGCGTCTTCCTTTGCGATGGGTTGCCATTCTGCACGGCCGCATCAAAGCAAGCCTCGGTGCAACCGGCGGCATTCATACGCATGAAGATGCCCTCAAAATGCTGATGGCCGGCGCTAATGTTACGATGGTTTGTTCGACCTTGTTACAAAACGGGATCGGCCGTATAACTGAAATTTTACGCGGCATGGAAACCTGGATGAAAGAGCATGAATACGTATCCGTCGAACAAATGCTCGGAAGTATGAGCCAGAAATCGGTTGCCGATCCGGCCGCATTCGAGCGCGCCAACTACATGAAAGCGCTTAGTACGTATACGCTAACGGACGATCTGCTGTATCATAATTAG
- a CDS encoding ATP synthase F0 subunit C: MHSLTEVTLTEFQSALTPQNIRVIQIIQGAIGLGVVMFMGVVLFVYSSQTMNVDARITNDDYDLINILTLAHIMIAAAVYTVARVVFNLLLSSSVLRNGVTKIMKDGQGRVIENPAEKMLAIIRSAMIVRLAMIEAPAIFGLVICLIATFNGTIQETPSIWLNAITALILIGFVILTFPNKERVEEIFNSKISGTPS, translated from the coding sequence ATGCATTCACTCACCGAAGTCACCCTGACCGAATTCCAATCCGCACTGACACCTCAGAATATTCGTGTTATCCAGATCATTCAGGGCGCCATCGGATTGGGAGTGGTGATGTTCATGGGCGTTGTATTGTTTGTGTATTCATCGCAAACGATGAATGTTGACGCTCGCATCACGAATGACGATTACGATTTGATTAATATACTAACCCTCGCGCACATTATGATTGCGGCCGCTGTTTACACCGTAGCGCGCGTTGTGTTCAATCTTTTACTCAGTTCCTCCGTGCTCCGCAACGGCGTAACTAAAATAATGAAAGACGGACAGGGACGCGTTATTGAAAACCCGGCAGAAAAAATGTTGGCGATAATCCGTTCCGCTATGATCGTCCGGCTCGCCATGATCGAAGCGCCGGCAATATTCGGTTTGGTCATTTGTTTAATTGCCACGTTTAACGGTACCATACAGGAGACCCCGTCGATTTGGTTGAATGCGATCACGGCTTTAATACTCATCGGATTCGTGATTCTTACTTTTCCAAATAAAGAACGTGTCGAAGAAATATTTAATTCAAAAATTTCCGGAACGCCGTCGTGA
- the pruA gene encoding L-glutamate gamma-semialdehyde dehydrogenase: protein MAGKKISAFKNEPLTDFSKSANKKAFEKALKKVESELGKEYFVIIDGDRIRTNQTLRSLNPSNREQVIGTFYQANEEYANKAIELAHEKFLKWRTVTPEKRAQYLFKAAAIMRKRKHEFSSWMVFEVGKSWVEADADTAEAIDFMEFYGREMLRYAGDQPLVKLPAEKNRLLYIPLGVGAVIPPWNFPLAILVGMTTAAIVAGNTVVLKPSSDSPSIAIKFFELMEEVGLPKGVLNFVPGPGSGMGDALTKHPLTRFIAFTGSKSVGLHINKAAAETQTGQLWIKRVVAEMGGKDSIIVDNEADLDKAAEGVLYSAFGFQGQKCSACSRAIVVESVHQKFMSKLLDKAKTLTVGNPADPKNYMGPVINDKALGSMMWYIDKAKQEGGEIVFGGTKDDSVGSFLTPTIVDNVKPKDTISQEEIFGPVLAVIKAKNYDEALEIANNTEYGLTGAVYSKNKKKIERAKEEFHVGNLYLNRKCTGAMVGAHPFGGFNMSGTDSKAGGRDYLMLFTQAKVWSEKVK from the coding sequence ATGGCCGGAAAAAAAATAAGCGCTTTCAAAAATGAGCCTTTGACGGATTTTTCTAAATCTGCCAACAAAAAGGCATTTGAAAAGGCATTAAAAAAAGTTGAAAGTGAACTCGGTAAAGAATATTTCGTCATCATTGACGGCGACCGCATTCGCACCAATCAGACATTACGCTCGCTGAATCCTTCGAATCGCGAGCAAGTGATCGGCACGTTCTATCAGGCAAATGAAGAATATGCCAATAAAGCGATTGAACTGGCGCATGAAAAATTTCTGAAATGGCGCACCGTCACGCCGGAAAAACGCGCGCAATATCTATTCAAAGCCGCCGCGATTATGCGTAAACGTAAACACGAGTTTTCATCATGGATGGTATTTGAAGTTGGGAAGAGTTGGGTCGAAGCGGATGCCGATACGGCGGAAGCGATCGACTTTATGGAATTCTACGGACGTGAAATGCTGCGTTATGCCGGCGATCAGCCGTTGGTAAAACTTCCCGCCGAAAAAAATCGCCTGCTTTATATTCCGCTAGGCGTCGGCGCGGTAATTCCCCCGTGGAATTTCCCGTTGGCTATTCTCGTTGGTATGACAACGGCCGCCATCGTTGCGGGAAATACCGTTGTACTTAAGCCCTCCAGTGATTCGCCCTCCATCGCGATAAAGTTTTTTGAGTTGATGGAAGAAGTTGGTTTGCCGAAAGGAGTTCTCAACTTCGTTCCCGGGCCGGGTTCCGGCATGGGTGACGCATTGACCAAGCATCCGTTAACCCGTTTCATCGCGTTCACCGGCTCTAAATCAGTCGGCTTGCATATTAATAAAGCCGCCGCCGAAACACAGACCGGCCAGCTCTGGATCAAACGCGTGGTGGCAGAAATGGGAGGCAAAGATTCGATCATCGTTGATAACGAAGCTGATCTTGATAAAGCGGCCGAAGGCGTGCTTTACTCTGCATTCGGATTCCAGGGACAGAAATGTTCCGCCTGCTCGCGCGCCATCGTAGTTGAAAGTGTGCATCAAAAATTCATGAGCAAACTTCTTGACAAGGCGAAAACGCTGACGGTTGGAAATCCCGCCGATCCTAAGAACTATATGGGACCTGTGATCAATGATAAAGCGCTTGGAAGTATGATGTGGTACATTGACAAAGCAAAACAGGAAGGCGGCGAGATCGTTTTCGGCGGAACCAAAGACGACTCTGTAGGAAGTTTCCTGACGCCGACCATCGTGGATAACGTGAAACCGAAAGACACGATTTCCCAGGAAGAGATTTTCGGCCCGGTACTCGCTGTGATCAAAGCAAAGAATTACGATGAAGCTTTGGAAATTGCAAATAATACCGAATACGGATTGACCGGCGCCGTTTATTCAAAAAATAAAAAGAAGATCGAACGTGCGAAGGAAGAATTTCATGTCGGCAACCTGTATTTGAACCGTAAATGCACCGGCGCCATGGTCGGCGCTCATCCTTTCGGCGGTTTCAATATGAGCGGTACGGATTCCAAAGCCGGCGGCAGGGATTATCTGATGCTTTTCACGCAAGCCAAGGTTTGGAGCGAAAAAGTCAAGTAA
- the hutU gene encoding urocanate hydratase — translation MRTIRAPRGNQLTCKSWLTEAPMRMLMNNLDPEVAENPQELVVYGGSGKAARNWECFDAIVKSLQHLENDETLLVQSGKPVAVFKSHSDAPRVIIANSNIVPHWATWENFREYEKMGLTMYGQMTAGSWIYIGTQGILQGTYETFAECGRKHFNGTLRGTITLTAGLGGMGGAQPLAVTMNDGVAICVEVDPYRIQRRLETKYCDVMVKDLSEAWKLAQQFKIKGEGKSIALLGNAADILPDMLNRGMIPDIVTDQTSAHDALHGYVPSGLKVEELSEWRKNKPDEYIRRSMESMAAHVRAMLDFQKKGSIVFDYGNNIRAQAQKQGVANAFDFPGFVPAFIRPLFCEGQGPFRWAALSGDPEDIYVTDRALMDAFPEKEGLQRWLGQAKEKIQFQGLPCRICWLGYGEREKAGLIFNELVRTGKVKAPIVIGRDHLDCGSVASPNRETEAMKDGSDAIADWPLLNFAINAVNGATWVSLHHGGGVGIGYSIHAGMVIVADGTPEAAKRLQRVLTSDPGMGVVRHVDAGYDEAVKVAKAKDVKIPMMK, via the coding sequence ATGCGAACCATTCGTGCCCCGCGCGGCAATCAACTCACTTGTAAAAGCTGGCTTACGGAAGCGCCGATGCGCATGCTGATGAATAACCTCGATCCTGAGGTTGCGGAGAATCCGCAAGAACTCGTTGTTTACGGCGGCTCCGGTAAGGCGGCGCGAAATTGGGAATGTTTCGACGCGATTGTAAAATCATTGCAGCATTTAGAGAATGATGAGACATTGCTGGTTCAATCCGGTAAACCGGTTGCAGTATTCAAATCCCATTCCGACGCGCCTCGCGTGATCATCGCCAATTCCAACATTGTTCCGCATTGGGCGACCTGGGAAAATTTCCGTGAATATGAAAAAATGGGTTTGACCATGTATGGACAGATGACTGCCGGGAGCTGGATTTATATTGGAACGCAGGGTATTCTGCAGGGCACGTATGAGACCTTTGCCGAGTGCGGACGAAAACATTTTAACGGCACGTTGAGAGGAACGATCACGTTGACCGCGGGATTAGGCGGAATGGGTGGAGCGCAACCGTTAGCTGTAACCATGAATGACGGAGTAGCGATTTGTGTGGAGGTAGACCCGTACCGTATTCAGCGCCGGCTGGAAACCAAATATTGCGACGTGATGGTCAAAGATCTAAGCGAGGCGTGGAAACTGGCGCAGCAATTCAAGATCAAAGGCGAAGGAAAATCAATTGCGCTTTTGGGTAATGCGGCGGACATTCTACCGGACATGCTGAACCGCGGAATGATCCCGGATATCGTTACGGATCAGACTTCCGCGCATGATGCGCTGCATGGGTATGTTCCGTCAGGATTGAAAGTGGAAGAACTTAGCGAATGGCGAAAGAACAAACCCGATGAATACATTCGCCGTTCTATGGAGTCTATGGCGGCGCACGTTCGCGCAATGCTGGACTTTCAGAAAAAGGGTTCGATTGTTTTTGATTACGGAAACAATATCCGCGCGCAGGCTCAGAAACAGGGCGTCGCCAACGCGTTTGATTTTCCCGGATTCGTGCCGGCATTCATTCGTCCGTTATTTTGCGAAGGACAAGGGCCTTTTCGCTGGGCTGCATTGTCCGGCGACCCGGAAGATATTTACGTGACCGATCGCGCGCTTATGGATGCGTTTCCGGAAAAGGAAGGGCTGCAACGTTGGCTTGGACAGGCAAAGGAAAAGATTCAATTTCAGGGACTGCCTTGCCGGATTTGCTGGTTAGGGTATGGCGAACGTGAAAAGGCCGGACTGATATTCAACGAACTGGTTCGCACAGGAAAGGTCAAAGCGCCGATCGTGATAGGACGAGATCATCTGGATTGCGGCTCCGTGGCTTCGCCCAACCGTGAGACGGAAGCGATGAAAGATGGAAGCGATGCCATTGCCGACTGGCCGCTGCTCAATTTTGCTATTAATGCGGTTAACGGCGCAACATGGGTTTCCCTCCACCACGGCGGAGGCGTTGGAATCGGGTATTCGATTCATGCCGGAATGGTGATTGTAGCGGACGGAACACCCGAAGCGGCGAAACGCTTACAACGGGTTTTGACAAGTGATCCCGGCATGGGCGTTGTACGCCATGTGGATGCAGGTTACGATGAGGCGGTTAAAGTTGCCAAGGCAAAGGATGTGAAGATACCGATGATGAAGTAA
- the moaA gene encoding GTP 3',8-cyclase MoaA, whose amino-acid sequence MPLIDGFNRKIDYLRISVTDRCNFRCVYCMPSDGVEFVPRAELLTYNEIERIAKTFVRLGVEKIRISGGEPTVRKDIAELVYRIGKLPLKSFAMTTNGYLLNELAVEFKKGGLHRVNISLDTLDKNKFKSLARFDGFDQVWNAIWRAVELGFTPVKLNMVVMNGFNDGEIYDFVELAHKTPLHVRFIEYMPSSGGLGNEFEHSRIIKTEQLKNIVSKKYELIPVIEPEKTGPAKLFEIPGFAGKIGFIDPYAEHFCSSCNRIRLTSLGKLKWCLFSNDGLDLKGFIRSGRSDDELEQWIRERILIDKPEHHPLVISDMIQVNTVFSQVGG is encoded by the coding sequence ATGCCATTGATAGACGGATTCAACCGCAAAATAGATTACCTGAGAATTTCTGTTACCGACCGGTGCAATTTTCGTTGCGTGTATTGCATGCCGTCGGACGGTGTCGAGTTTGTTCCGCGCGCAGAACTGCTCACTTATAACGAGATCGAACGCATTGCAAAAACATTTGTCCGGCTCGGCGTTGAAAAGATCCGCATTTCGGGAGGAGAACCAACAGTACGAAAAGACATTGCTGAGCTGGTTTATCGGATTGGAAAATTACCGCTGAAATCATTCGCTATGACAACCAACGGATACCTCCTGAATGAACTCGCGGTTGAATTTAAAAAGGGCGGCCTGCACCGCGTTAACATCAGTCTTGACACGCTGGACAAAAACAAATTCAAGAGTCTCGCGCGATTTGACGGATTTGATCAAGTATGGAATGCGATTTGGCGCGCGGTGGAATTAGGATTTACTCCGGTCAAATTGAACATGGTCGTGATGAATGGGTTTAATGACGGTGAAATCTATGATTTCGTCGAACTTGCGCATAAAACGCCTCTGCATGTACGCTTCATCGAATACATGCCGTCTTCCGGCGGCCTGGGAAATGAATTTGAACATTCCCGCATCATAAAAACAGAGCAGCTGAAGAATATTGTTTCAAAAAAATATGAATTGATCCCCGTGATCGAACCCGAAAAAACCGGGCCTGCCAAACTATTTGAAATTCCTGGTTTCGCCGGAAAGATCGGATTTATCGATCCGTATGCGGAGCATTTTTGTTCTTCCTGTAACCGCATCCGCCTTACCTCCCTTGGAAAATTGAAATGGTGTTTATTTTCCAATGACGGACTTGATCTGAAGGGATTCATCCGAAGCGGACGATCCGATGACGAATTAGAACAATGGATCCGTGAACGAATCCTCATTGACAAACCGGAACATCATCCGCTGGTTATTTCCGATATGATCCAGGTTAATACGGTATTCTCACAAGTGGGCGGATAA
- a CDS encoding glycerol-3-phosphate dehydrogenase/oxidase gives MKKLVVIGGGINGAGIARDAALRGWKVTLLEKNDFCSGTSWASSKLIHGGLRYLEHWEFGLVRESLREREILLRIHPYNIQPLHILLSVYRYSPHWLTTLRFGMKLYEFLSTNSSLPLHETFTPKQLNAIEPGLDQRKLQGGIAYWDAQCPYPERLVLANLHSAEENGANIFNYHQVIRLTKKDDRIQSVIAKDLIHGQEKEFQCDFVINAAGPWIDEMVNPNEIPSRPMIGGTRGSHIVVPRFADGPRHAIYSNARLDGRPFFILPWLNYYLIGTTDVRHQDSLDELSPSFSEIDYLITETNHCFPAAEINRHSILFSFSGVRPLPYSGKKNPGAITRRHIIMDHAKKDGIANLISLVGGKLTTFRHAAKLCVDSAENKTAGHVTACSTAGNPLWGGEMEHFESFVTYTFSEAHRRWSIDEITFRYLVTLYGTHFKDVLEVADLHPGGFEKICSHGIDLKAQVIYAVKHEWAKTLTDVMFRRMPVGMNTSLGMDACEIIGDIMGGEWGWNEKKKRNEIDGYKNYVTRRLLSHQN, from the coding sequence ATGAAAAAACTCGTAGTAATCGGCGGCGGTATCAATGGCGCTGGCATAGCGCGCGACGCGGCTCTGCGCGGATGGAAGGTGACCCTGCTTGAAAAAAATGATTTTTGTTCAGGTACCAGCTGGGCATCAAGCAAACTCATTCACGGCGGTCTACGGTATCTTGAACACTGGGAATTTGGCCTCGTTCGTGAATCCCTGCGAGAAAGGGAAATTCTCCTGCGCATTCATCCCTATAATATACAGCCACTGCACATATTGCTGAGTGTTTACCGTTACTCACCGCATTGGTTGACCACGCTCCGTTTTGGAATGAAGCTATATGAATTTTTGTCAACTAACAGCTCCTTGCCCCTTCACGAGACCTTCACGCCTAAACAACTGAATGCGATTGAGCCGGGATTAGACCAACGTAAACTACAAGGAGGTATCGCGTATTGGGATGCGCAGTGTCCTTACCCGGAACGTCTCGTTTTGGCGAACCTGCATTCTGCTGAAGAAAACGGAGCGAATATCTTTAATTATCATCAGGTCATTCGATTGACTAAAAAGGATGATCGGATACAATCGGTAATAGCAAAAGATCTGATCCACGGACAGGAAAAAGAATTTCAATGTGACTTTGTGATCAATGCCGCCGGGCCGTGGATCGACGAAATGGTAAATCCAAATGAAATTCCCAGTCGGCCAATGATCGGAGGAACGCGGGGAAGTCACATCGTGGTGCCGCGCTTCGCTGACGGGCCGCGCCATGCTATTTATTCGAATGCGCGATTGGACGGGCGACCGTTTTTTATTCTCCCTTGGTTGAATTACTATCTGATAGGAACGACGGACGTTCGACATCAGGATTCCTTGGATGAACTCTCCCCGTCTTTTTCGGAAATCGATTATTTGATTACGGAAACAAACCATTGTTTCCCTGCGGCGGAGATCAATCGCCACTCGATTTTGTTTTCATTTTCCGGTGTGCGTCCCTTGCCTTATTCCGGTAAAAAGAATCCCGGCGCGATTACGCGACGGCACATCATCATGGACCATGCAAAGAAGGACGGAATTGCAAATCTGATCTCACTCGTTGGCGGTAAGCTGACTACGTTTCGCCACGCTGCCAAACTCTGCGTAGACTCAGCAGAAAATAAAACAGCCGGCCACGTGACTGCATGCAGCACGGCCGGTAATCCTCTGTGGGGCGGAGAAATGGAACATTTTGAATCTTTCGTTACATATACATTCAGTGAAGCTCATCGGCGATGGAGCATCGATGAAATTACTTTCCGTTATCTTGTTACACTATACGGAACGCATTTTAAAGACGTTCTGGAAGTGGCAGACTTACATCCTGGCGGGTTTGAAAAAATTTGCTCCCATGGTATCGACTTAAAAGCTCAAGTCATATATGCTGTAAAACATGAATGGGCCAAAACTCTAACAGATGTTATGTTCAGGAGAATGCCGGTCGGCATGAATACGAGTCTAGGCATGGATGCATGCGAAATAATTGGCGACATCATGGGCGGTGAATGGGGGTGGAACGAGAAGAAAAAACGTAATGAAATTGACGGTTACAAAAATTATGTAACCCGCCGGTTATTGTCCCACCAAAATTGA
- a CDS encoding CoA-acylating methylmalonate-semialdehyde dehydrogenase produces the protein MKYPEVKNYIAGNFSSNGHKTLDVLCPSDGAVISKVPLSGKDDLDQAVKAAQTAFPKWSNTPIKERVQIFYRYKTLMEKHLNELAVIVHEENGKTMDESIAEVAKSIELTEFACSMPQLVAGEVMEVSAGVECRVEHKPLGVVASIVPFNFPHMVPHWTLPNAIVLGNCFILKPSEQVPISSNRIAEMLKEAGLPDGVFNVVNGDREIVEAICDHPGIEAVSFVGSTAVAKIVYKRSCSSLKRCVALGGAKNHLIVLPDAHVDMTASNVAASMSGCAGQRCMAASAMVGVGPIDPIVAKICEEAKKIIPGKNLGSVITKQAKEKIERYITEAEKAGAKILVDGRNAKVAGSENGFYVGPTVIDFVTPDMAIAKEEVFGPVLAIIRSKNLDEAIEIENRSNYGNAAAVFTQSGALARVVMEKASAGMIGVNIGVPVPREPFSFGGWNESKFGTCDITGKSSIEFWTKLKKTSTKWNPEARTNWMS, from the coding sequence ATGAAGTATCCTGAAGTAAAAAATTATATAGCGGGAAATTTTTCTTCCAACGGGCATAAAACTTTGGACGTATTGTGCCCAAGCGACGGCGCTGTAATCTCTAAGGTGCCTTTGTCCGGCAAAGACGATCTTGACCAGGCTGTAAAAGCGGCTCAGACGGCATTCCCCAAATGGTCTAATACGCCGATCAAAGAACGCGTTCAGATATTTTACCGCTACAAAACCTTGATGGAAAAGCATTTGAACGAACTTGCCGTCATCGTTCATGAAGAAAATGGCAAAACCATGGACGAATCTATTGCTGAAGTTGCAAAAAGTATCGAGCTGACGGAATTTGCCTGTTCTATGCCGCAGTTGGTTGCCGGTGAAGTCATGGAAGTCAGCGCCGGCGTGGAATGCCGCGTTGAGCATAAACCGCTGGGCGTTGTGGCCTCAATCGTACCGTTTAATTTTCCGCACATGGTTCCGCACTGGACTTTACCCAATGCAATTGTTCTCGGAAACTGTTTTATTCTTAAACCTTCCGAACAAGTTCCCATCAGTTCCAATCGCATAGCCGAAATGCTGAAAGAAGCGGGTTTACCGGACGGCGTTTTTAATGTCGTTAACGGCGACCGGGAAATCGTCGAGGCGATATGCGATCATCCCGGAATAGAAGCGGTATCGTTTGTCGGATCAACCGCGGTTGCAAAAATCGTCTATAAACGTTCGTGTTCAAGCCTCAAGCGCTGCGTTGCATTGGGCGGCGCAAAAAACCACCTGATCGTTTTGCCGGATGCGCATGTGGACATGACGGCTTCAAATGTTGCGGCTTCCATGTCGGGATGCGCCGGACAACGGTGCATGGCGGCGTCGGCCATGGTCGGCGTCGGACCGATCGATCCTATCGTCGCAAAAATTTGCGAAGAAGCGAAAAAAATTATACCCGGGAAAAACCTGGGTTCAGTTATAACTAAACAAGCCAAAGAAAAAATTGAACGTTATATAACGGAGGCTGAAAAGGCGGGCGCAAAAATATTGGTTGACGGCCGAAATGCTAAAGTGGCAGGCAGTGAGAATGGCTTTTATGTCGGACCAACCGTTATTGATTTTGTGACACCCGATATGGCCATCGCCAAAGAAGAAGTGTTCGGTCCCGTATTGGCGATCATTCGTTCAAAGAACTTAGATGAAGCGATTGAAATTGAGAACCGTTCCAACTACGGTAATGCGGCGGCCGTGTTTACGCAAAGCGGCGCATTGGCACGAGTTGTCATGGAAAAAGCCAGCGCAGGGATGATCGGAGTGAATATCGGCGTTCCGGTTCCGCGTGAACCGTTTTCCTTCGGCGGATGGAATGAGTCAAAATTCGGCACCTGCGATATTACCGGAAAAAGCTCAATTGAATTTTGGACCAAATTGAAAAAGACCTCGACCAAGTGGAATCCGGAAGCAAGAACCAATTGGATGAGTTAA
- a CDS encoding aminotransferase class III-fold pyridoxal phosphate-dependent enzyme, whose product MIDPQQILQNNLKHTLFSWSKQSGLNPINIEKAKGVYLYARGGKRYLDFSSQLMNVNIGHGHPKVTEAVMKQMNEVSYVYPGMITKVRGDLGKKLADISPGNLNKTFFTLGGAEAVENAVKLARIYTGRHKIITQYQSFHGASYGAFSAGGDPRRLAVDSQAAPNFVHVENPYFYRCPWGSKTLDECADRAAAHVERVIKYEGPQNVAALLFEGESGSSGCIKYPPGYIKKLKSMCDRYGILWIDDEVMSGFGRTGKMFAIEHHGIEPDIMCMAKGLTCGYIPLGGIMVKEEIAKHFDDKPLPLGLTYSAHAVACSAALACLEIYEEEQLIGNAANMGRYIESRVDELKKKHPSIGDYRNTGLLGCIELVKNGETREPMAPWNAKPDEMEIMNKVAAKISELGMFTFVRWNWIFTAPPLCVTKEQIDEGLDIISKAISIADEYCH is encoded by the coding sequence ATGATAGATCCACAGCAAATACTGCAGAATAATTTGAAGCACACGCTTTTTTCATGGTCGAAACAGAGCGGTTTGAATCCTATTAATATTGAAAAAGCAAAAGGCGTTTATCTCTACGCGCGCGGAGGGAAACGTTATCTTGATTTTTCTTCACAGTTGATGAATGTCAACATCGGCCACGGACATCCGAAAGTAACTGAAGCGGTGATGAAGCAGATGAATGAAGTGAGTTATGTTTATCCGGGCATGATCACAAAAGTTCGGGGCGACCTGGGAAAAAAATTAGCCGACATTAGTCCGGGTAATCTCAACAAAACTTTTTTTACGTTGGGCGGGGCCGAGGCGGTAGAAAATGCGGTTAAATTGGCTCGAATTTACACCGGCCGTCATAAAATCATCACACAATACCAATCGTTTCACGGAGCAAGTTACGGCGCGTTTTCTGCCGGAGGCGATCCGCGGCGATTGGCGGTGGACAGCCAGGCTGCGCCGAATTTTGTTCATGTTGAAAACCCTTATTTTTACCGCTGTCCCTGGGGCAGCAAAACGCTTGATGAATGTGCCGATCGCGCCGCCGCTCATGTCGAACGCGTGATCAAATACGAGGGCCCGCAAAATGTCGCCGCACTGTTATTCGAAGGCGAGTCTGGGTCCTCCGGTTGTATCAAATATCCTCCGGGCTATATTAAAAAATTAAAATCAATGTGCGATCGATACGGTATATTGTGGATTGACGATGAAGTGATGAGCGGCTTCGGCAGAACGGGAAAGATGTTTGCGATAGAGCATCACGGAATCGAACCCGACATCATGTGCATGGCAAAAGGACTTACCTGCGGTTATATTCCGCTGGGCGGCATTATGGTTAAGGAAGAAATTGCCAAACATTTTGATGATAAACCATTGCCGCTCGGCCTGACTTATTCCGCACATGCGGTGGCCTGCTCAGCCGCATTAGCGTGTCTTGAAATTTATGAAGAAGAACAATTGATAGGAAATGCGGCGAATATGGGGCGCTATATCGAAAGCCGCGTTGACGAATTAAAGAAAAAACACCCTTCCATCGGCGATTATCGAAACACCGGCCTGCTCGGCTGTATCGAACTCGTAAAAAATGGCGAAACCAGAGAACCCATGGCACCATGGAACGCAAAACCGGATGAAATGGAAATTATGAATAAAGTTGCGGCCAAGATAAGTGAACTCGGCATGTTCACTTTCGTTCGCTGGAATTGGATATTCACTGCACCGCCGCTCTGCGTAACAAAAGAACAAATTGACGAAGGCCTGGATATTATTTCCAAAGCGATTTCTATAGCGGATGAATATTGCCACTAA